In the genome of Candidatus Electrothrix rattekaaiensis, the window GCGTTTGTCTCGATTCGAGCATAACGCTATACTCCTAAACCCTGCGCCGCAGGGACTGGTTGCGGCTCGACCCTACGATTGCCCATCATACCCACAATCCGTAGGGGGAGCCCCCAGTGTCTCCCCAATCCCGCTCTTACTATAAGTCCACCGGTACTACCTAGGTAAGTCCGTCGGTACTACCTAGGTAAGTCCGTCGGTACTACCTAGGTAAGTCCGTCGGACATATTACCATAGGTCAGCAGGACATACGAGCATACCTCTGAAAAAGGAGACTTTGATCGTCATGAAGAGGAAACGGCGTTGGAGAAAAACAAGAAAGCCCGAATCAGCTCGGCAGGTGCGTGGTGGGTTGCTATTCGGTCAGGAAAGATGCTGCGGGAAATGAGCAGAGCAAGGAAGGGGAGGGCATACCGACCAAACGGTGCGGTATGCCCTCTACTTGATCGGCATTAATATTTATACTGGTAATATGGTTGTGACGGGTATTCAGGATCTCTGTATTGCGGTTGCTGATATTCAGGAGATCTTTCAGGAGCTCTGTATTGGTACCGGTAGGTCTCCTCTTTCTTGTCATACTTAGAGCAACGTTCGCCCGCCCAGTTGTCAATATAGCTCCACTGGGTCTTGGTCAGCTTTTTGCCGTCACCGATCTCCTGGAAGTTGTCAGCCAGAAGGAGCATGACCGCCCTAGCCGTTGACGTGCCGTACCAGCCGTCAACAGGGCCGGAACAGTACCCTAAGACTCTCAGTATGCATTGGAGCTTTTCCACCTGCTGGCGTTTGTAGAGCCGGGGCCCGGGATAACCGTCACGGTACTCCAGTTCCGCGTACTTCTTGACCTCAGGCGGAGGCATGTACTTTGGCTGATCACATGATTGACACGTATTGCAGGAGCTGCGACTGTACCCTGTGCTCGCAAAGACGAACATGGCGAGCAGAACAACCCCGCACCCAATGAATTTGTGCAATGCTTTTCCGTTCTTCATCGTTTAACCTCACAAAAAAAGTAACGTTAGTTTTAGTTGCTCCTGCCCCATCCTGCCATCTGTTCTGCATGGTGTTACGACAAGAAACAACCCTTAGTACTGCTTTGTTTTTCTAGTTTTACTTCTTGATTCACTGAGAAAGTTCACGGTCCATCGCATGATTCTTCTCCAGTGCCTCAAGATGCTTTTTGATGGCTCCTGCCCAGACCTGATAGCCTCGGGTGGACAGATGCACCCCGTCGCTGAAGAAACAGGGTTTGGTCACAGGCAGGCATTGCTCGGTGAAAGGGCCAGTCATGTCGAGAAAATGACAATTGCTTTGCTTTGCTACAGCAAGCAGTTGGTTGTTGGCCGTTGTGATGGCTTCCTGAGCCAGAGTCTGTCTCTGCATAGGCATAAGCGAATTCAGCGTAATACTGCTGTTCGGGCAGAGGTCAACCAGTCTTGGCAGCATGCTTCCCAAAATAACAGGAAAATATGGGCTACCCATGAGCAGATTATTGGTTCCGGTCATAAGTAGGATATAATCCGGTTCTGTACCGGCGTCAAGAACAGCGTTCATCTCGCTGACCAGTCGGGCTGACAATTCTTCGGTGTGCTCCCCGGCAATGCCGCGATTAATGACCTGTATGTCCGGGAGCAGGCTTTCCCAATCGCCCCATTCGACCAATGAGTCACCGAGCATGAGTAGGGTTGTTGCGGTCTGTGCAATTTGTGTTGTCATGTAGCTTTCAGATCCTGCTCTTGTTGCTTTATCGGTTTATCTCAGCTCGGTGAAGGAAAATCGCAAAAATGTAAAATCTGCTCATCAGGGCAGGCTACCTTACCTTCTTCGGCTGTCTTTCTTTATCTTCCATGAAGAGTTTCTTGTCAAGAGTTACAGAACAACATCCTGAAAGTCAAGTGCTTTTTTGTTTTTTCCTGAGAGAAGGCAGGTGCGTAATCGTGATGGGGCCGGAGTGGAGAAAAGAGTGACAGGATCGAAATGCGATGCCGGTGTCACGAAGTGGGATATGCTGAAAAAGATTTTTTTATATTTTGAGTGGTATTGAGTTGATGAGGAAGAGTTCTTTGTGATAAAGCGTTCCATTATGAGGAGTACAAAACTGTGAGTCGTTTCTTACGAAAATGAAATTCGGCTTGAAAAAAAACTGAAAAAGAATATAATAGCTCTTCTTGTTAAAAATAGTCAATGTTAAACAATCTATAAAACCGGCTGCCTCTTGTTTGCCGGTTTGCTGTATGTGGGCAGTGAAAATGGTCACATACGGACTCTTTTAAGGAGCAGCCATGAGCGCAAAAATCATCAGCGGAACCGAAACCGCAAAGGCGATAAGGGAAGAACTGAAGAAAGAAGTTGCCGAGCTGGCGGATAAGGTGGTTCCGGGCTTGGTTACTATTCTAGTGGGAGAAGATCCCGCTTCTCAGTCCTATGTGGCGGCCAAAAATAAAACGGCGCACGCTTTGGGGATTCATTCCGAGCAGGTTACCCTGGATGTTGAGACCAGTGAAGAAGATCTGCTGGCTCTGGTGGAAAAATATAATAACGACGATAAAATTCACGGTATTCTGGTGCAGTTGCCCTTGCCTAAGCATATTGATGAGGCTAAGGTTCTGAATACTATTAATCCAGATAAAGATGTGGACGGGTTTCATCCGGTCAATGTGGGACGGATGGTGCTGGGTGAGAAATGCTTCCTGCCCTGTACGCCGCACGGCGTGCTGGAGCTGTTGCAGCGTTCCGGTGTAGAGACTTCCGGCGCTGAAGTCGTGGTTGTCGGGCGTTCGAATATCGTTGGTAAGCCGGTGGCCAATTTGATGCTCCAGAAGCGGGCCGCAGGCAATGCCACGGTCACCCTTTGCCATACCCGGACCAAGGACATGGATTTTCACACCAAGCGGGCTGATATCCTGATCGTTGCCGCCGGTGTGGCCAATATGATCAAGGCGGATCAGGTCAA includes:
- a CDS encoding peptidoglycan-binding domain-containing protein — its product is MKNGKALHKFIGCGVVLLAMFVFASTGYSRSSCNTCQSCDQPKYMPPPEVKKYAELEYRDGYPGPRLYKRQQVEKLQCILRVLGYCSGPVDGWYGTSTARAVMLLLADNFQEIGDGKKLTKTQWSYIDNWAGERCSKYDKKEETYRYQYRAPERSPEYQQPQYRDPEYPSQPYYQYKY
- a CDS encoding GDSL-type esterase/lipase family protein, with the protein product MTTQIAQTATTLLMLGDSLVEWGDWESLLPDIQVINRGIAGEHTEELSARLVSEMNAVLDAGTEPDYILLMTGTNNLLMGSPYFPVILGSMLPRLVDLCPNSSITLNSLMPMQRQTLAQEAITTANNQLLAVAKQSNCHFLDMTGPFTEQCLPVTKPCFFSDGVHLSTRGYQVWAGAIKKHLEALEKNHAMDRELSQ
- the folD gene encoding bifunctional methylenetetrahydrofolate dehydrogenase/methenyltetrahydrofolate cyclohydrolase FolD gives rise to the protein MSAKIISGTETAKAIREELKKEVAELADKVVPGLVTILVGEDPASQSYVAAKNKTAHALGIHSEQVTLDVETSEEDLLALVEKYNNDDKIHGILVQLPLPKHIDEAKVLNTINPDKDVDGFHPVNVGRMVLGEKCFLPCTPHGVLELLQRSGVETSGAEVVVVGRSNIVGKPVANLMLQKRAAGNATVTLCHTRTKDMDFHTKRADILIVAAGVANMIKADQVKEGVVVIDVGVNRIGMTESGKAKLAGDVDFESVKEKASAITPVPGGVGPMTITMLMKNTVQSARQFAGLA